One Campylobacter lari DNA segment encodes these proteins:
- the ileS gene encoding isoleucine--tRNA ligase translates to MDYKDTLLLPNTTFAMRANLAELEPKRFSKWFENNYAYDKMKQKRQGVSESFTLHDGPPYANGHLHIGHALNKILKDIIIKMHYFQGKKVRFTPGWDCHGLPIEQQVEVKLKDKKQSLSKKEIREFCREHAREFVNIQRDEFKSLGVIADWDEPYLTMKNAFEADIYKALCKIAKKGLLLERSKPVFWSWAAKSALAEAEVEYEDKEDYSIFVAFELDKTSLEKLGVEKAKAVIWTTTPWTLPANQAISLNPNEKYVITEEGYIFAKALLENMVNKNFTQGKIQKELLGVEFENLSAINPLNQRKSTLILGDHVLMEGGTGLVHTAPGHGEDDYYVCLKYGIEVIMPVDDGGCYDETLRAKGLLPEHLLSEFIGLHIFKANERILELLGEALLESSKFTHSYPFCWRTHKPVIYRATKQWFILMDEKKLDGKSLRELALEQLNNVKFYPESGVKRLSSMIENRPDWCISRQRDWGVPIAFFRDKATKEVIFDDDVLDHLVGIFEANGADAWWDLEIKDLLPPNSKYDPNNLEKVYDILDVWFDSGSTWEAVLNSARYDAGEYQASMYLEGSDQHRGWFQSSLLISTAINHKTPYKNILTHGFTVDEKGQKMSKSKGNVILPQNVAKNYGVEILRLWIMLSDYSTDLKISDNILKQVSEQYRKIRNTIRFLLANTNDMELLETKNFTLLDKWILMRAKVAFEACEAAFEKYEFAKGFSVLLNFLSADLSGIYLDVCKDRLYCNAKDDTKRVSAQSAMVLIARKLFALLAPSLTYTIDEALEHANVAIKENAKDVFDLVLKNGFDYEYKIEDELFIKSREKFFELVDVLKKDKIIKSTLELSLQTSANELLSEDIEEVADWFMVSSVESLDEKEALSEFKIDDHSFKIVRSSLHKCPRCWKFLAKEEECLCPRCNSVEKAKNV, encoded by the coding sequence ATGGATTATAAAGATACGCTATTGCTTCCAAATACGACTTTTGCAATGCGTGCAAATTTAGCAGAGCTTGAGCCTAAGCGTTTTAGTAAGTGGTTTGAAAACAACTATGCTTATGATAAAATGAAACAAAAAAGACAAGGGGTAAGTGAGAGTTTTACTCTGCATGATGGCCCTCCTTATGCAAATGGACATTTGCATATTGGCCATGCTTTAAATAAAATTTTAAAAGATATCATCATCAAAATGCATTATTTTCAAGGTAAAAAAGTGCGTTTTACTCCGGGTTGGGATTGTCATGGTTTGCCGATAGAACAGCAAGTAGAAGTTAAGCTTAAAGATAAAAAGCAAAGTTTAAGTAAAAAAGAAATTCGTGAGTTTTGTAGAGAGCATGCGAGAGAATTTGTAAATATCCAAAGAGATGAATTTAAGTCTTTGGGTGTGATTGCTGATTGGGATGAGCCATACTTGACTATGAAAAATGCTTTTGAAGCTGACATTTACAAAGCTTTATGTAAAATCGCTAAAAAAGGACTTTTGCTAGAAAGAAGTAAGCCTGTTTTTTGGAGCTGGGCTGCTAAGAGTGCGTTAGCAGAAGCTGAAGTAGAGTATGAAGATAAAGAAGATTATTCTATTTTTGTAGCATTTGAGCTTGATAAAACTTCCCTTGAAAAATTAGGAGTTGAAAAAGCAAAAGCAGTGATTTGGACTACCACGCCTTGGACTTTACCGGCAAATCAAGCTATATCTTTAAATCCAAATGAAAAATATGTTATCACTGAAGAAGGTTATATTTTTGCTAAAGCCTTGCTTGAAAATATGGTCAATAAAAACTTCACTCAAGGAAAAATTCAAAAAGAACTTTTAGGTGTTGAATTTGAAAATTTAAGTGCTATTAATCCACTTAATCAAAGAAAATCTACTCTTATTTTAGGCGATCATGTTTTAATGGAAGGTGGTACAGGGCTTGTGCATACTGCACCAGGTCATGGTGAGGATGATTATTATGTGTGCTTAAAATATGGCATTGAAGTGATTATGCCTGTAGATGATGGTGGGTGTTATGATGAAACGCTAAGAGCTAAAGGACTTTTACCAGAGCATTTATTAAGCGAGTTTATAGGACTTCATATTTTTAAAGCAAATGAGCGTATTTTAGAATTGCTTGGCGAAGCTTTGCTTGAGAGTTCTAAATTTACACATTCTTATCCATTTTGTTGGAGAACGCATAAACCGGTTATTTATAGAGCTACAAAACAATGGTTTATCTTAATGGATGAGAAAAAGTTAGATGGAAAATCTTTAAGAGAGCTAGCGCTAGAGCAGTTAAATAATGTGAAATTTTACCCAGAAAGTGGGGTAAAAAGACTTAGTTCTATGATAGAAAATCGCCCTGATTGGTGTATATCAAGACAAAGAGATTGGGGTGTGCCTATAGCGTTTTTTAGAGATAAAGCAACCAAAGAAGTGATTTTTGATGATGATGTTTTAGATCATTTAGTGGGAATTTTTGAAGCAAATGGAGCTGATGCGTGGTGGGATTTAGAAATAAAAGATTTATTACCGCCAAATAGCAAATATGATCCAAATAATTTAGAAAAAGTTTATGATATTTTAGATGTTTGGTTTGATAGCGGTAGTACTTGGGAAGCGGTATTAAACTCAGCAAGATATGACGCAGGAGAATATCAAGCTTCAATGTATCTTGAAGGAAGTGACCAGCACCGTGGATGGTTTCAAAGCTCGCTTTTAATTTCTACCGCGATCAATCACAAAACCCCATATAAAAACATACTTACTCATGGCTTTACCGTAGATGAGAAGGGTCAAAAAATGAGTAAATCTAAGGGTAATGTGATCTTACCTCAAAATGTAGCTAAAAATTATGGGGTAGAAATTTTAAGACTTTGGATAATGCTTAGTGATTATTCAACGGACTTAAAAATTTCAGATAATATCTTAAAACAAGTAAGTGAGCAATATAGAAAGATAAGAAATACTATAAGATTTTTACTTGCAAATACTAATGATATGGAACTTTTAGAAACAAAAAATTTCACACTTTTAGATAAGTGGATTTTAATGCGTGCAAAAGTTGCTTTTGAAGCATGTGAAGCTGCTTTTGAAAAATATGAATTCGCAAAAGGCTTTAGTGTGCTTTTAAATTTCTTAAGTGCGGATTTAAGTGGAATTTATTTAGATGTGTGCAAAGATAGATTATATTGTAATGCAAAAGATGATACAAAAAGAGTAAGTGCGCAAAGTGCTATGGTGCTAATAGCTAGAAAACTTTTTGCGCTTTTAGCTCCAAGTTTAACTTATACCATAGATGAAGCATTAGAGCATGCAAATGTGGCTATTAAAGAAAATGCTAAAGATGTGTTTGATTTGGTGTTGAAAAATGGGTTTGATTATGAGTATAAAATCGAAGATGAATTATTTATAAAATCAAGAGAAAAATTCTTTGAGCTTGTTGATGTATTAAAAAAAGATAAAATCATCAAATCAACTTTAGAGTTAAGTTTGCAAACAAGCGCAAATGAGCTTTTGAGTGAAGATATTGAAGAAGTAGCTGATTGGTTTATGGTAAGCTCGGTAGAAAGCTTAGATGAAAAAGAAGCTTTGAGTGAGTTTAAAATAGATGATCATAGTTTTAAAATCGTGCGTTCTTCGTTACACAAGTGTCCAAGATGTTGGAAATTTTTAGCAAAAGAAGAAGAATGCTTATGTCCAAGATGTAATAGCGTGGAAAAAGCAAAAAATGTTTGA
- a CDS encoding CinA family protein translates to MKHLIIIIGSEIIINENYMHYIQEEYKKHFLELHELKFINKPDKELPFLLEKLSKEYNHITIFSISEYYATIAKIIATLNDDVLILENDTLVPSKALREKNSFLSSFEQCHINLLNINIEQKLPLILQNPELDYAYFCLLDIDETSANILLNTLTTSFEIQTSSSALLDNLICIRASASQYGKLEGFLKGVFKLFTGKVFLGNDPIKFIAKKLLEKNLKISFAESCTAGLCASKFAENSGISSVFEGSLITYSNRLKNSWLGVSNDTLESVGEYSDRCIYFMLKGIFKTTNCDFALALSGVAGEENDKNTKAGTIYIGAMYKDGTFLQECIHIQGNRNYTREQASLAAYCLMLRLKPEIFFGL, encoded by the coding sequence ATGAAACATCTTATCATCATTATAGGTAGTGAAATTATTATCAATGAAAATTATATGCATTATATACAAGAAGAATACAAAAAACATTTTTTAGAACTTCATGAGCTAAAATTTATAAACAAACCTGACAAGGAACTTCCTTTTTTACTTGAAAAACTTTCTAAAGAATATAACCATATAACCATTTTTAGCATTAGCGAATACTACGCAACTATAGCTAAAATCATAGCAACCTTAAATGATGATGTTTTAATATTAGAAAATGACACCTTAGTGCCTTCAAAAGCTTTGCGTGAAAAAAATTCCTTTTTAAGTTCTTTTGAGCAATGTCATATTAATTTATTAAACATAAATATAGAGCAAAAATTGCCTTTAATTTTACAAAATCCTGAGCTTGACTATGCGTATTTTTGTCTTTTAGATATAGATGAAACGAGTGCAAATATCTTACTTAATACACTTACTACTTCTTTTGAAATTCAAACTAGCTCAAGTGCATTGTTAGATAATCTCATTTGCATTAGAGCAAGCGCTAGTCAGTATGGAAAACTAGAAGGCTTTTTAAAGGGAGTTTTTAAACTTTTTACGGGTAAAGTATTTTTAGGGAATGATCCTATTAAATTTATAGCTAAAAAACTTTTGGAAAAAAACTTAAAAATTTCCTTTGCAGAAAGTTGCACGGCTGGACTTTGTGCTTCAAAATTTGCTGAAAATTCAGGAATTTCTAGTGTGTTTGAGGGTTCTTTGATCACTTATTCTAATCGTTTGAAAAATTCTTGGCTTGGGGTAAGTAATGATACCTTAGAAAGTGTTGGAGAATACTCTGATCGTTGTATTTATTTTATGCTAAAAGGGATTTTTAAAACTACAAATTGTGATTTTGCTTTAGCACTTAGTGGAGTGGCTGGAGAAGAAAATGATAAAAACACCAAAGCAGGCACCATCTACATAGGAGCTATGTATAAAGATGGAACCTTTTTACAAGAATGCATTCACATACAAGGCAATAGAAACTACACAAGAGAACAAGCTAGTTTGGCTGCATATTGTTTAATGCTTAGATTAAAACCTGAAATTTTCTTTGGGCTTTAA
- a CDS encoding ShlB/FhaC/HecB family hemolysin secretion/activation protein has product MKKLLLSTIALSSLVYANNGSITIAKNDIEKVIELSPDRNLPQNKAIKENLKTKDDYIKSQEAKKDFEEKKKALKEKFNQEDEANEETNNQTNNDTTNLNNQTNTNTNNDKTNTSVKDETNNSNSTNNNTNNQTNNSSNTNSTNSNTNTTTKKVITKYKFVITNENTSFKKLGIKEEDLQLLISEFSTRKFSLQDLQDISNIIAYYFQVNGYPAATAYVPQQEFEDSVQINIALGTLGKYIVKNKTTIKDYFIESKLNERIKGKIISTKLIEDSVYKVNEMYGVQTLAGLQAGENVGETDVVIEVVPDTKANVLLYTDNYGIESAGDIRAGISMGFNSIFNMGDYYNFYLQSSNENQINYGASYTFFLGNLKITPSVSQGSYSLGGDYEGLGFNGTSRNFGIDFSYPVWINTNSSLYFTSSIYHKILSDVTLDLLTFDKSSNVGSMGLEGLFRGFENNTLSYSAKISVGKVYDDGTTIFGDTSKSGGKGFGWFRKLNASVNNYYSINEYITHTLNINYQKVLGNFELDSSESSSLGGAYGVRAYDNGEGDGDNTIVANFGIRINIPNTNFYFTPFYDVGYAWYEKASGDRLADEHFLDAVGLQILYNKTNEYYIKLDAARALHQYKYDDDHRMKLYLSGGVYF; this is encoded by the coding sequence ATGAAAAAACTTTTACTTAGCACTATAGCACTTAGCTCTTTAGTCTATGCTAATAATGGAAGTATTACCATAGCTAAAAATGATATAGAAAAGGTTATAGAATTATCCCCTGATAGAAACCTCCCTCAAAACAAAGCTATCAAAGAAAATCTAAAAACCAAAGATGATTATATAAAAAGCCAAGAAGCTAAAAAAGACTTTGAAGAAAAAAAGAAAGCTTTAAAAGAAAAATTCAATCAAGAAGATGAAGCTAATGAGGAAACTAACAATCAAACTAATAATGACACTACCAATCTAAATAACCAAACTAATACTAATACAAACAATGATAAAACTAATACTAGTGTAAAAGATGAAACTAACAATTCTAACTCAACTAATAACAATACAAACAACCAAACCAATAATAGTTCTAACACTAACTCTACTAATTCTAACACTAACACCACCACTAAAAAAGTAATAACCAAATACAAATTTGTTATCACTAATGAAAACACTAGCTTTAAAAAGCTAGGTATTAAAGAAGAAGATTTACAATTACTTATTAGTGAGTTTAGTACTAGAAAATTTAGCTTACAAGATTTACAAGATATATCTAATATCATTGCTTATTATTTCCAAGTTAATGGCTATCCTGCAGCAACAGCTTATGTACCCCAACAAGAATTTGAAGATAGTGTACAAATAAACATAGCCTTAGGAACCTTAGGTAAGTATATAGTAAAGAATAAAACTACTATAAAAGATTATTTCATAGAAAGTAAGCTTAATGAAAGAATCAAAGGTAAAATCATCTCTACTAAGTTAATAGAAGATAGTGTGTATAAAGTCAATGAAATGTATGGAGTACAAACCCTAGCAGGCTTACAAGCAGGAGAGAATGTAGGAGAAACTGATGTAGTTATAGAAGTAGTGCCTGATACTAAGGCTAATGTATTATTATATACTGATAATTATGGTATTGAAAGTGCAGGGGATATTAGAGCTGGTATTAGTATGGGATTTAATTCTATATTTAATATGGGAGATTATTATAATTTTTACTTACAATCAAGTAATGAAAATCAAATCAACTATGGAGCTAGTTATACTTTCTTTTTAGGAAATTTAAAAATTACTCCAAGCGTATCTCAAGGCTCTTATTCTTTAGGTGGGGATTATGAAGGCTTAGGTTTTAATGGTACTTCTAGAAATTTTGGTATAGACTTTTCTTATCCTGTATGGATTAATACTAATTCCTCTTTATATTTTACTTCAAGTATTTATCATAAAATACTTAGTGATGTAACCTTAGATCTTTTAACCTTTGATAAAAGTTCTAATGTAGGTAGTATGGGTTTAGAAGGTTTATTTAGAGGCTTTGAGAATAATACCTTAAGTTATAGTGCTAAGATAAGTGTGGGTAAGGTATATGATGATGGTACTACTATATTTGGAGATACCTCTAAAAGTGGAGGCAAAGGCTTTGGTTGGTTTAGAAAACTCAATGCTAGTGTGAATAATTATTATAGTATTAATGAATACATTACTCATACTTTAAATATAAACTATCAAAAGGTATTAGGGAATTTTGAATTAGATTCTTCTGAGAGTTCCTCTTTAGGTGGAGCTTATGGAGTAAGAGCTTATGATAATGGAGAAGGTGATGGAGATAATACCATAGTAGCTAACTTTGGTATAAGAATAAATATACCAAATACTAATTTTTATTTTACTCCTTTTTATGATGTAGGTTATGCTTGGTATGAAAAAGCTTCAGGGGATAGATTAGCAGATGAGCATTTTTTAGATGCAGTAGGTTTACAAATACTTTATAATAAAACTAATGAGTATTATATAAAACTTGATGCAGCTAGAGCATTACATCAATATAAATACGATGATGATCATAGAATGAAATTATATTTAAGTGGTGGGGTGTATTTTTAA
- a CDS encoding two-partner secretion domain-containing protein, with protein MNKQSKFTSHIILSGVTVSMLFSPLMALPSGGKFTHGTSGTITSGNGHMQINGKGPNSVIQWGGGFNIGQGESVNFGGNSKNYLNIAHGAGKSTIEGILNAGGNNVFLINPNGIIITKTGRIDANRFVASTSTLNNTDYENFFKMASNFSPVFKGDKLGNVVNMGNIDVKENLILQGNKIILKAEVNKGTLNQIKAGNKIHLDANEIYADISTIKTPSVETSHANKGDLYLSATGYYFNPERKYNEFDNISNLNKSYKNYVDIGSVQDWWYFAKGWNDNKKGFRETANGYRLTNDIDFKGENYANYCIDGQCTNMIIGYDNEKVFNKNFDGQGFSLKNIKIDFTADPNRHYEKHTYVGIFGYAKDSTIKDFRVDYANNSISAKNVDYVGGVFGKTENNTISQIELKNISNITSIGRDKGLFFIGGFAGLAGGNFSDISLDTIENIRAEKGQSSVNLGGFAGNARGNFEKISIKNIDNIIAKGNPNLPAFVGGFAGQLYSGNYIRDVRMENVKNIDVTSSGSFANVGGFIGEIGSKNAKLSNIYIKNLESIKVDNKKQQGVAYVGGFAGKNYSANLENIALEGKINIDAKSTDSIYTGGFLGCNGANSWGCSNSGGSIKNVSLYFKDGSSINAKSYQNKTVNTDLFIANKVGTNNSNTVYHYANDFGDFSTSGASEVSYINNDKYSEFTSKIPTITDPTKPSEVSRVDLDNDVFLDNEDLYEDIINNEIISDLKKYLTINANSDLKKLLEAYGNLTDRKSKVQFIAEFLLDDRYDDKTSEAEKLMQSMDFLLAYSKNNKIDSKFKEGVQDKFNNLKQDAKKHYDITMANKDKLISFIRDLQSKVENINDLKDKYNKTNYQKQIDELATRYNIIVSTINSNKNLSEDLLNNFYRELSSISSEIKNLMFLAQLDKNKSDISIDDFESLKAKANQYEYFTLNGNFDKVSNVGIPILDSIKNNGDNGGGEIEIPSIPIEPVEPPSNDSDNSLVFEQTSNLHSIGNKTLEEEEDKNDIDETAPMQKGKICIVSDNSKTMNPCIVSGI; from the coding sequence ATGAATAAACAAAGTAAATTCACAAGTCATATCATACTCTCAGGTGTAACGGTATCAATGTTATTTTCTCCACTAATGGCTTTACCTAGTGGAGGTAAATTTACTCATGGGACTAGTGGGACTATAACTTCTGGCAATGGTCATATGCAAATTAATGGTAAAGGACCAAACTCAGTCATACAATGGGGTGGTGGCTTTAATATAGGTCAAGGAGAAAGTGTAAACTTTGGAGGTAATAGTAAAAACTACCTAAACATTGCTCATGGAGCGGGTAAATCTACCATAGAAGGTATATTGAATGCAGGTGGTAATAATGTCTTTTTAATCAATCCTAATGGAATAATCATTACTAAAACAGGTAGGATTGACGCTAATCGCTTTGTGGCATCAACTAGTACATTAAATAACACAGATTATGAGAATTTCTTTAAAATGGCATCAAATTTTTCTCCGGTATTTAAAGGCGATAAACTTGGCAATGTGGTTAATATGGGCAATATTGATGTCAAAGAAAACTTAATCTTACAAGGTAATAAAATCATACTCAAGGCAGAAGTTAATAAAGGAACACTAAATCAAATTAAAGCTGGAAATAAAATTCACCTTGATGCAAATGAAATTTATGCAGATATTTCAACTATAAAAACACCTAGTGTAGAAACATCACATGCAAATAAAGGGGATTTGTATTTAAGTGCTACGGGGTATTATTTTAATCCTGAAAGAAAATATAATGAATTTGATAATATTAGTAATTTAAATAAAAGTTATAAAAACTATGTTGATATAGGTTCTGTGCAGGATTGGTGGTATTTTGCTAAAGGTTGGAATGATAATAAAAAAGGCTTTAGAGAGACTGCTAATGGATATAGACTTACTAATGATATAGATTTTAAAGGCGAAAACTATGCTAATTATTGTATTGATGGGCAATGTACAAATATGATAATTGGCTATGATAATGAAAAAGTTTTTAATAAAAATTTCGATGGACAAGGTTTTAGTCTAAAAAATATTAAGATCGATTTTACTGCAGATCCAAATAGGCATTATGAAAAACATACTTATGTTGGGATTTTTGGATATGCGAAAGATTCTACTATTAAAGACTTTAGAGTTGATTATGCTAACAATAGCATAAGTGCTAAAAATGTTGATTATGTAGGTGGTGTTTTTGGAAAAACCGAAAATAATACTATCTCACAAATAGAACTAAAAAATATATCTAACATTACTTCAATAGGTAGAGATAAGGGTTTATTTTTTATAGGTGGTTTTGCAGGACTTGCCGGAGGAAATTTTTCAGATATTAGTTTAGATACTATTGAAAATATAAGAGCTGAAAAAGGACAAAGTTCTGTAAATTTAGGTGGTTTCGCAGGTAATGCAAGAGGAAATTTTGAAAAAATATCTATTAAAAATATAGATAATATTATTGCAAAGGGTAATCCAAATTTACCAGCTTTTGTTGGAGGATTTGCTGGGCAGTTGTATAGTGGTAATTACATCAGAGATGTAAGAATGGAGAATGTAAAAAATATAGATGTAACTTCTAGTGGATCTTTTGCTAATGTGGGTGGATTTATAGGTGAAATTGGAAGTAAAAATGCAAAGCTTAGTAATATTTACATCAAGAATTTAGAAAGTATAAAAGTAGATAATAAAAAACAACAAGGTGTAGCTTATGTAGGTGGATTTGCGGGAAAAAACTATAGTGCAAATTTAGAAAACATAGCTTTAGAAGGTAAGATAAACATTGATGCAAAATCTACAGATTCTATATACACTGGTGGATTTTTAGGATGTAATGGCGCTAATTCTTGGGGATGTTCAAATAGTGGTGGTTCTATAAAGAATGTTTCGCTATATTTTAAAGACGGGTCTTCTATAAATGCTAAGTCTTATCAAAATAAGACTGTAAATACAGACTTATTTATAGCTAATAAAGTTGGAACAAATAATTCTAATACAGTATATCATTATGCTAATGACTTTGGGGATTTTTCAACTAGTGGGGCAAGTGAAGTCAGTTATATAAATAATGATAAATATAGTGAATTCACATCAAAAATCCCGACTATAACAGACCCTACAAAACCTAGTGAGGTATCTAGAGTTGATCTTGATAACGATGTGTTTTTAGATAATGAGGATTTGTATGAAGATATTATTAATAATGAAATCATTTCAGATCTAAAAAAATACTTAACTATTAATGCAAATAGTGATTTAAAAAAGCTTTTAGAAGCGTATGGGAATTTAACAGATAGAAAATCGAAAGTGCAGTTTATAGCAGAGTTTTTGTTAGATGATAGATATGATGATAAAACAAGCGAAGCTGAAAAATTAATGCAAAGTATGGATTTCTTACTTGCATACTCGAAAAATAACAAGATTGATTCTAAGTTTAAAGAAGGGGTGCAAGATAAATTCAACAATTTAAAACAAGATGCTAAAAAGCATTATGATATCACTATGGCAAACAAAGATAAGTTGATAAGTTTCATTAGAGATTTGCAGAGCAAAGTGGAGAATATTAATGATTTAAAAGATAAATATAACAAAACAAATTATCAAAAACAAATCGATGAACTCGCAACTAGGTATAACATAATAGTATCCACAATCAATAGCAATAAAAATTTAAGTGAAGATTTACTAAATAATTTTTATAGAGAATTAAGTTCTATATCTTCTGAAATAAAAAATCTTATGTTTTTAGCACAACTTGATAAAAATAAAAGTGATATTTCTATAGATGATTTTGAATCATTAAAAGCTAAAGCAAACCAATATGAGTATTTTACGCTCAATGGAAACTTTGACAAGGTTAGTAATGTTGGTATTCCTATCTTAGATTCCATAAAAAATAATGGAGATAATGGTGGTGGAGAAATAGAAATACCTTCAATACCTATCGAACCAGTAGAACCACCAAGTAATGATTCGGATAATTCCTTGGTGTTTGAGCAAACTTCTAATTTGCATTCAATAGGCAATAAAACATTAGAAGAGGAAGAAGATAAAAATGATATTGATGAAACTGCACCTATGCAAAAAGGAAAAATCTGCATAGTTAGTGATAACTCTAAAACTATGAATCCATGTATAGTAAGTGGAATATAG